A window of the Pseudoalteromonas sp. A25 genome harbors these coding sequences:
- a CDS encoding LamG domain-containing protein has product MYKFFITFFAILCTFKLVAAEIANYPMNGNLVDIGPNSFNGKVVYGSVSSARDRHGKIGGALSFGGDVVEIAQLRNYDFGSELTISFWMNRRSSQNYMGIINNGYTTESFDIRMGRENNGTFIFAQSNWTNGRTSVGSRNVIQIGRWHHVAIVLNNGSSKMFIDGNLIQEQVTNSGSLAIINRPVIIGANANGRNHENFVGYLDDIILFDEALSDEAVLSIANDSYSSAYNIQLAPTSPSPSVPLIGGSINYDLAFNNDSTNTTSDFNIWAVITLEDGQDIVVQPSTPISVAPGSTYLLSAQPITIDGWLPAGQHTFRWYVSDPSKTGGNILSAKFTFVKLAN; this is encoded by the coding sequence ATGTATAAGTTTTTTATTACTTTTTTCGCTATTTTATGTACTTTTAAATTAGTGGCCGCAGAAATAGCCAACTACCCTATGAATGGAAACCTAGTCGATATTGGTCCAAATAGTTTTAACGGTAAGGTTGTGTATGGTTCGGTATCATCTGCAAGGGATCGACATGGTAAAATTGGAGGAGCTTTAAGCTTTGGTGGTGATGTTGTTGAAATTGCACAACTAAGAAATTATGACTTTGGTAGCGAATTAACGATTTCATTCTGGATGAACCGCAGAAGCAGCCAAAATTATATGGGGATTATTAACAACGGATATACTACAGAAAGCTTTGATATTCGAATGGGTCGGGAAAACAATGGTACTTTTATTTTTGCTCAATCGAACTGGACGAATGGAAGAACATCAGTGGGCAGCCGTAACGTTATCCAAATCGGTCGATGGCATCATGTTGCTATAGTGCTCAATAATGGCAGCTCAAAAATGTTCATTGACGGAAATTTGATTCAAGAGCAGGTAACTAACTCAGGCTCATTAGCAATTATCAATCGTCCTGTGATTATTGGTGCTAACGCAAATGGCAGAAACCATGAGAACTTTGTAGGCTATCTCGACGATATTATTTTGTTTGACGAAGCATTAAGTGATGAAGCGGTTTTATCCATTGCCAATGATTCATACTCATCAGCTTATAATATTCAACTTGCACCAACATCTCCAAGCCCTTCAGTGCCGTTAATTGGTGGCAGTATTAATTATGACTTAGCGTTTAATAACGACAGCACGAATACGACTTCGGATTTTAATATTTGGGCAGTAATTACACTCGAAGATGGTCAAGATATTGTAGTTCAGCCAAGCACTCCTATTAGTGTTGCTCCAGGAAGTACTTACCTGCTTAGCGCTCAGCCAATTACGATAGACGGATGGTTACCAGCAGGTCAACATACTTTTAGATGGTATGTATCTGACCCTTCAAAAACTGGCGGGAATATTCTATCTGCGAAGTTTACATTTGTTAAACTCGCCAATTGA
- the gorA gene encoding glutathione-disulfide reductase, with the protein MAQHFDYIAIGGGSGGIASANRAAMRGAKVALIEAKHMGGTCVNVGCVPKKVMWHGAQVAEAIKLYAPDYGFDVELKNFDWAKLVESREAYIGRIHKGYDGYLAKNGVTVINGFAKFVDNHTVEVNGEHYTADHISIAVGGRPSIPNIPGAEYGIDSNDFFALNEQPRRVAVIGAGYIAVELAGVLNSLGTETHLFVRKHAPLRSFDPMVVETLVEVMEKEGPTLHTHAVPKELTKEADGSVTLHLENGQSHSVDQVIWAIGREPVTDLINLEATDVQTNERGFIKVDEYQNTSVKGIYALGDIMEGGIELTPVAVKAGRMLAERLFNPELPDAKMDYNLVPTVVFSHPPIGTIGLTEPQAIEQYGEDNIKVYTSTFAAMYTAVTQHRQPCKMKLVCAGPDEKVVGLHGIGFAVDEMIQGFGVAMKMGATKADFDSVVAIHPTGSEEFVTMK; encoded by the coding sequence ATGGCTCAACATTTTGATTATATTGCCATTGGCGGCGGTAGTGGTGGCATTGCATCAGCAAACCGTGCGGCAATGCGCGGTGCTAAAGTCGCTTTAATTGAAGCAAAGCACATGGGTGGTACCTGTGTAAATGTAGGCTGTGTGCCTAAAAAGGTCATGTGGCACGGCGCTCAAGTGGCAGAAGCCATTAAGCTCTACGCCCCTGATTATGGTTTTGATGTTGAGCTAAAAAACTTTGACTGGGCAAAACTGGTTGAAAGCCGCGAAGCCTACATTGGCCGTATTCACAAAGGCTATGACGGATATCTGGCTAAAAATGGCGTAACCGTGATCAACGGCTTTGCCAAATTTGTAGATAACCACACCGTGGAAGTGAACGGTGAGCACTACACCGCGGACCATATCAGTATTGCCGTTGGTGGTCGCCCGAGCATTCCTAACATTCCAGGTGCTGAGTACGGCATAGACTCCAATGACTTTTTTGCACTGAATGAACAACCTCGCCGTGTTGCCGTTATTGGCGCAGGTTACATTGCCGTAGAGCTGGCTGGTGTATTAAATAGCCTTGGTACAGAGACCCATCTGTTTGTGCGCAAACATGCCCCACTGCGCAGCTTTGACCCTATGGTGGTTGAAACCCTAGTAGAAGTAATGGAAAAAGAAGGCCCAACACTACACACCCACGCAGTGCCAAAAGAGCTAACCAAAGAAGCCGATGGCTCGGTAACGCTACACTTAGAAAATGGCCAATCGCATAGCGTAGACCAAGTAATTTGGGCCATTGGCCGTGAGCCTGTGACCGATCTCATCAACTTAGAAGCCACCGATGTACAAACCAATGAACGTGGCTTTATTAAAGTGGATGAGTACCAAAATACCTCAGTAAAAGGCATTTATGCCCTTGGCGATATTATGGAAGGCGGCATTGAGCTAACTCCTGTTGCAGTAAAAGCAGGCCGCATGTTGGCAGAGCGCTTATTTAACCCAGAGCTGCCAGATGCAAAAATGGACTACAACCTAGTACCTACCGTGGTGTTTAGCCATCCACCAATCGGCACCATTGGCTTAACCGAGCCACAAGCGATTGAACAATATGGCGAAGACAATATTAAAGTATACACCTCCACATTTGCCGCCATGTACACCGCCGTTACCCAGCACCGTCAGCCATGCAAAATGAAGCTAGTGTGCGCAGGACCAGACGAAAAAGTAGTGGGCCTACACGGCATTGGCTTTGCCGTCGATGAAATGATCCAAGGCTTTGGCGTTGCCATGAAAATGGGCGCCACCAAAGCAGACTTTGACTCAGTAGTCGCCATACACCCGACTGGCTCAGAAGAGTTTGTTACTATGAAATAA
- the prlC gene encoding oligopeptidase A produces MSNPLIGLEGLPPFSKIQPDHIVPALKKAIAHCRDTIDEVLKNDAFTWQNLVLPLEEADDKLSRMWSPVSHMHSVVNSDALRKAYDECLPLISEYSTFAGQHQGLYEAYKSLKESDAFAQLSMAQQTTIDNALRDFTLSGIALSEEKQKRFGEISARLSELAAKFGNNVMDATQAWQKHITDESQLSGLPESALALAKHTAEAKGLEGWVFTLDFPSYLPVMTYADNRELREEAYRAFVTRASDQGPNANEFDNSSIMNEELALRHEAAQLLGFDSYAHKSLATKMAESPAQVFTFLNDLAEKSKPQAQAEVDELVKFASNEHGIDKLEAWDYGYYGEKLKQAKYAISDEQLRPYFPADTVLNGLFTTVQRLFGIKVTEIKEFDSYHPDVRFFAIHDKNDELRGHFYLDLYAREHKRGGAWMDDCMGRKERANGQLQTPVAYLVCNFNKAVGDKPALFTHNEVTTLFHEFGHGIHHMLTQVDAAPVAGINGVAWDAVELPSQFLENWCYEEEALNFISGHYETGEPLPKELLDKLLAAKNYQSAMQMLRQIEFSLFDFHIHADYQGDDKDYIQAKLNAVREKTAVIKAPEFNRFQHSFSHIFAGGYSAGYYSYKWAEVLSADAYSKFEEDGIFNEQTGREFMEHILEKGGSEAPMVLFTRFRGREPKVDALLRHSGINSAA; encoded by the coding sequence ATGAGTAACCCATTGATTGGGCTAGAAGGCCTACCACCATTTTCTAAAATTCAGCCAGATCATATAGTTCCGGCACTTAAAAAAGCCATCGCTCATTGTCGCGACACTATCGATGAAGTTTTAAAAAACGACGCCTTTACTTGGCAAAACTTGGTACTTCCACTAGAAGAAGCCGACGATAAGTTATCACGTATGTGGTCACCGGTTTCTCATATGCATTCGGTTGTAAATAGCGACGCACTGCGTAAAGCCTATGATGAGTGTTTGCCTTTGATCTCTGAGTATTCAACGTTTGCTGGGCAACATCAGGGTTTATACGAGGCTTATAAATCGCTCAAAGAGTCTGATGCATTTGCACAGTTGAGTATGGCACAACAAACAACCATTGATAACGCGTTAAGAGACTTTACCTTATCAGGTATTGCTTTAAGTGAAGAAAAGCAAAAGCGTTTTGGTGAAATAAGTGCTCGTTTATCAGAGCTAGCCGCTAAGTTTGGCAACAATGTAATGGATGCCACGCAAGCTTGGCAAAAACACATTACCGACGAGTCGCAGCTGTCTGGGTTACCTGAGTCAGCCTTAGCACTTGCTAAACACACCGCAGAGGCAAAAGGCCTTGAAGGGTGGGTGTTTACGCTAGATTTTCCATCATACCTACCAGTAATGACCTATGCCGATAATCGTGAACTGCGCGAAGAAGCTTACCGTGCGTTTGTTACTCGCGCGTCAGATCAAGGTCCAAATGCCAACGAGTTTGATAACTCAAGCATCATGAATGAAGAGTTGGCGCTACGTCATGAGGCTGCTCAGTTACTAGGTTTTGACAGTTATGCACATAAATCTCTGGCAACCAAAATGGCCGAGTCGCCAGCGCAAGTGTTTACATTTTTAAATGACCTTGCTGAAAAGTCTAAACCTCAAGCGCAAGCTGAAGTCGACGAATTGGTAAAGTTTGCTAGCAATGAACATGGTATCGATAAACTCGAAGCCTGGGATTATGGCTACTATGGTGAAAAGCTAAAACAAGCCAAGTATGCAATTTCTGACGAGCAGCTACGCCCTTACTTCCCGGCTGATACTGTTCTTAACGGTTTATTTACCACAGTTCAGCGTTTATTTGGTATTAAGGTAACTGAGATCAAAGAGTTTGACTCATACCACCCTGATGTACGCTTTTTTGCAATTCATGATAAAAATGATGAACTGCGTGGCCACTTTTACCTAGACTTGTACGCGCGTGAGCACAAACGTGGCGGCGCTTGGATGGATGACTGCATGGGTCGTAAAGAGCGTGCTAACGGCCAGCTGCAAACGCCTGTGGCGTATTTGGTATGCAACTTTAACAAAGCCGTAGGCGATAAACCTGCATTGTTTACCCACAACGAAGTGACAACTCTATTCCACGAGTTTGGTCATGGTATTCACCATATGTTGACACAAGTAGATGCTGCACCTGTTGCGGGCATTAATGGCGTTGCATGGGACGCGGTTGAGTTACCAAGTCAGTTTTTAGAGAACTGGTGCTACGAAGAAGAGGCCTTGAACTTTATTTCCGGGCATTATGAAACAGGCGAGCCGTTGCCTAAAGAGTTATTAGATAAATTGCTAGCAGCAAAAAACTATCAGTCTGCCATGCAAATGTTGCGTCAAATTGAGTTTAGTCTGTTTGATTTTCATATTCATGCTGACTATCAAGGCGATGACAAAGACTATATTCAGGCCAAGCTTAATGCCGTACGTGAAAAAACAGCGGTAATTAAAGCACCTGAATTTAACCGTTTTCAACATAGCTTTAGCCATATTTTTGCTGGTGGCTACAGTGCGGGTTATTACTCATATAAATGGGCTGAAGTGCTCTCTGCTGATGCATATTCAAAGTTTGAGGAAGATGGCATCTTTAATGAGCAAACTGGCCGCGAATTTATGGAGCATATTCTTGAAAAAGGTGGCTCTGAGGCTCCTATGGTATTGTTTACGCGCTTTAGAGGCCGAGAGCCCAAAGTTGATGCATTACTACGTCACAGTGGTATTAATAGCGCCGCTTAA
- a CDS encoding response regulator, whose product MSKLVLAIDDDKLAHCIIEEALSSSCRLLHAKSGEEGIRLAQKYQPDIILLDVEMPGMNGFEVCEQMKTMEQLADTPVMFLSSKGSLSERMKGYNSGAADYIVKPFESLELLARIEVLDTYRKQSLQLKQDMERAQVTAEIAMTDSGDMGRIMRYVGQSYHAHDLTSLSDYFFEFFVPLKLNVAVVFWYHDSEVFFSHNGTIQPIEQELLEKHRDGNRFVDFGQRTIINYPKVSLLVKNMPIDDSALYGRYKDLLPHILEATNAKLKDMEISEEAISKVEQIGFSFEELSEQLHSVDEQHARKVAEFTELTYQMRNTLPNEQAVQLEKLHEHFDFLNEELNIIKSKLNEITRVRYQLSESLSKIAKPWGEDEVAAQTDIELF is encoded by the coding sequence ATGAGCAAATTGGTGTTGGCCATTGACGACGATAAGTTAGCGCATTGCATTATTGAAGAAGCGTTGTCTTCTTCGTGTCGATTACTCCACGCAAAAAGTGGTGAAGAAGGAATACGTTTAGCGCAAAAATACCAACCAGATATCATTTTGCTTGATGTAGAAATGCCCGGTATGAATGGCTTTGAGGTGTGCGAGCAAATGAAAACCATGGAGCAGCTTGCTGACACGCCTGTAATGTTTTTGTCATCAAAAGGTAGTTTGTCTGAGCGCATGAAAGGTTATAACTCAGGTGCTGCCGATTACATTGTTAAGCCTTTTGAAAGCTTAGAGCTGTTAGCGCGTATTGAGGTGCTTGATACTTATCGAAAGCAGTCTTTGCAGCTTAAACAAGATATGGAGCGTGCTCAAGTTACCGCTGAAATTGCCATGACTGATTCGGGTGATATGGGGCGTATCATGCGCTATGTCGGTCAGTCATATCATGCACATGACTTGACCTCGCTGAGTGACTACTTTTTTGAATTTTTTGTGCCGCTTAAATTAAATGTGGCGGTGGTGTTTTGGTATCACGATAGTGAAGTGTTTTTTTCGCACAACGGTACTATTCAGCCAATTGAGCAAGAGTTATTAGAGAAACACCGCGATGGTAATCGGTTTGTTGATTTTGGGCAACGTACCATTATTAATTATCCTAAAGTGTCGCTATTAGTTAAAAATATGCCAATTGACGACTCAGCACTGTATGGCAGATACAAAGACTTATTACCCCATATTTTAGAAGCAACAAATGCGAAGCTTAAAGACATGGAAATAAGTGAAGAAGCGATCAGCAAAGTAGAGCAAATAGGGTTTTCATTTGAAGAGTTAAGTGAGCAGTTACACAGCGTAGACGAGCAACATGCACGCAAAGTAGCTGAATTTACCGAGTTAACTTATCAAATGAGAAACACCTTACCCAATGAGCAAGCCGTTCAGCTTGAAAAGCTTCATGAGCACTTCGACTTTTTAAATGAAGAGTTAAACATCATTAAGTCAAAGCTTAATGAGATCACCCGAGTGCGTTACCAGCTTAGTGAAAGCCTGAGCAAGATAGCTAAACCTTGGGGGGAAGACGAAGTGGCAGCACAAACTGACATTGAGCTTTTTTAA
- a CDS encoding class I SAM-dependent methyltransferase encodes MLIHTPFVENHPYLIELEARFALTQWASQSNKIDNPQFQLLYDEKGLQLAKVDEPKLGAVLVDFVTGAAAHRRKFGGGKGQAIAKAVGLNKGATPHVLDATAGLGRDAFVLAALGCKVTLHERHPVVAALLYDGLQRAYQDIEIGPWMKQNMQMQFGSSHDLLASSQVQPDVVYLDPMFPHREKTALVKKEMRVFQDLVGADGDADNLLDFAYQLAQKRVVVKRPDYAPFLNNKTPSMQIKTKKNRFDVYVKAAMK; translated from the coding sequence GTGCTTATTCATACCCCATTTGTTGAAAATCATCCTTATTTAATAGAGCTTGAAGCGCGTTTTGCATTAACGCAATGGGCATCTCAGTCTAACAAAATAGATAATCCTCAGTTTCAGCTACTATACGATGAGAAAGGCTTACAGTTAGCCAAAGTGGATGAGCCAAAACTTGGTGCAGTATTGGTTGATTTTGTGACCGGGGCGGCAGCGCATCGTAGAAAATTTGGTGGTGGTAAGGGCCAAGCAATAGCAAAAGCCGTAGGCCTAAACAAAGGGGCAACGCCGCATGTACTTGATGCAACCGCAGGTCTTGGGCGAGATGCATTTGTACTCGCGGCCCTTGGCTGTAAGGTAACGCTGCATGAGCGCCATCCCGTTGTTGCTGCTTTATTGTACGATGGTTTGCAAAGGGCTTATCAAGATATTGAGATTGGGCCGTGGATGAAACAAAATATGCAAATGCAATTTGGCTCTAGTCATGATTTGTTAGCAAGCTCACAAGTACAACCAGATGTGGTTTACTTAGATCCGATGTTTCCTCATCGAGAAAAAACAGCCCTTGTTAAAAAAGAAATGAGGGTGTTTCAAGATCTTGTCGGAGCCGATGGCGATGCCGATAACTTACTTGATTTTGCATACCAATTAGCGCAAAAACGGGTGGTAGTAAAACGCCCTGATTATGCGCCTTTTTTAAATAATAAAACGCCAAGTATGCAGATCAAAACCAAGAAAAATCGCTTTGATGTTTATGTAAAAGCAGCAATGAAATAA
- a CDS encoding methyl-accepting chemotaxis protein produces MRVSSFTRLLAILLASASVFLAAVLVWASQVLSALDSQNMAYTQLKNTILIDLEGSIEDYLGTGDGQYLNQSSELIEKIKQQHLRVLPPVLSENMHMQLEQLNTDINGKYRALGKLSGNEMALLDNALRQMSGSASSLINYTLKAPEHELAASYHQLAGDYYAQVSNLSIYTYQLVMSFDEDTENNLQQTVSRLQKLADQINRLDNLGVMSEVDEDELFFGAEAEDLAEEIKAELTSWPNRFERDLRSTLTQSKKRQSGIRSLRADIKKVSGVMLSAEQQLKTQQDALSERVLIIFGIAIGLLMLLAAGVYLVQRNQVLQPLRHLRDGFAYLIESNDLKNIQSKNPNTELGEIATYFNQLIERQRAEAQEREQMLKVINEFMQQMSDHLAKISEQSDTTYARVEQTQTMLEQVKSLGSEASDINSQVSDNANQTFSAMNQSVNFAESMLSASSKNQQRVEEGLESLNELLTGVADVGKVIEIIRNIAEQTNLLALNAAIESARAGEHGRGFAVVADEVRKLAQQTQDSLTDINAQLNILGENSGRVSTQISALAEDAELQTHHAQELKKNSEGVAKSAQNANQVASHAMELAQQQSGLLDNFSEEMDQMKSQVNSSSQQVCDIQARLQEQMQQIKHSLGLV; encoded by the coding sequence ATGCGTGTTTCATCGTTTACTCGATTATTGGCAATTTTATTGGCATCTGCCAGTGTATTTTTGGCTGCTGTATTGGTTTGGGCCTCTCAGGTTCTAAGCGCGCTCGATAGCCAGAACATGGCATATACCCAACTCAAAAATACGATTTTAATTGACCTTGAAGGTAGTATTGAAGACTATCTTGGCACGGGCGATGGTCAATACCTTAATCAGTCTTCAGAGCTGATTGAAAAAATTAAACAACAGCATTTACGTGTGCTCCCCCCTGTACTCAGTGAAAACATGCACATGCAACTTGAACAGCTAAATACTGATATAAATGGTAAGTATCGCGCTTTAGGCAAGCTCTCTGGTAATGAAATGGCGTTATTAGATAATGCACTAAGACAGATGTCAGGGTCGGCTTCTTCGCTTATCAATTACACACTAAAAGCGCCCGAGCATGAACTAGCAGCAAGCTATCATCAACTGGCTGGCGATTATTATGCACAGGTGAGTAACTTGAGTATTTATACTTATCAATTAGTGATGAGTTTTGATGAAGATACTGAAAACAACCTACAGCAAACGGTTTCTCGTTTGCAGAAGTTAGCAGATCAAATCAATCGATTAGATAACCTTGGCGTTATGTCTGAAGTTGACGAAGATGAGCTGTTTTTTGGTGCTGAGGCAGAAGACTTAGCTGAAGAGATAAAAGCTGAGCTAACAAGTTGGCCAAATCGTTTTGAGCGAGACTTGAGGTCAACGCTAACCCAATCTAAAAAGCGTCAATCAGGTATTCGCAGTTTAAGGGCTGATATTAAAAAAGTATCAGGGGTGATGCTCAGTGCTGAGCAACAACTTAAAACACAACAAGACGCCTTATCTGAGCGCGTATTAATTATTTTTGGAATAGCGATAGGGTTGTTGATGCTGTTGGCGGCAGGGGTGTATTTAGTACAGCGCAATCAGGTATTACAACCGCTACGTCACCTTCGAGATGGGTTTGCGTATTTAATTGAAAGTAACGATTTGAAGAATATTCAGAGTAAAAACCCTAATACCGAATTAGGCGAAATCGCTACTTATTTTAACCAGCTAATTGAACGCCAGCGCGCTGAAGCACAAGAACGTGAGCAAATGCTTAAGGTGATCAACGAATTTATGCAGCAGATGAGTGACCACTTAGCAAAAATCAGTGAGCAATCAGACACAACATATGCGCGTGTTGAACAAACACAAACGATGCTAGAACAAGTTAAAAGCTTAGGCAGTGAAGCGAGCGATATTAATAGCCAAGTCTCTGATAATGCTAACCAAACTTTTAGCGCAATGAATCAAAGTGTAAACTTTGCGGAGTCAATGCTCAGTGCTAGCTCTAAAAACCAACAGCGTGTAGAAGAAGGACTTGAGAGTTTGAACGAGTTACTCACAGGTGTAGCTGATGTTGGTAAGGTAATTGAAATTATTCGTAATATTGCAGAGCAAACCAATTTACTTGCTCTAAATGCTGCGATTGAATCTGCGCGTGCCGGCGAGCACGGACGTGGGTTTGCGGTCGTGGCAGACGAAGTACGTAAGCTGGCACAGCAAACTCAAGATTCATTAACTGATATTAATGCACAGCTGAATATTTTGGGTGAAAACTCTGGTCGCGTATCAACACAGATCTCAGCATTAGCTGAAGACGCTGAATTGCAAACCCATCATGCCCAAGAGCTGAAGAAGAACTCTGAAGGCGTGGCAAAAAGTGCTCAAAACGCAAATCAAGTTGCTTCTCATGCAATGGAGCTTGCGCAGCAACAAAGTGGGCTACTTGATAATTTCAGTGAAGAAATGGACCAAATGAAGTCACAAGTAAATAGCTCAAGCCAACAAGTATGTGATATTCAAGCACGCTTGCAAGAGCAAATGCAGCAAATTAAACACAGCTTAGGGCTTGTTTAA
- a CDS encoding dermatopontin-like protein gives MKVRVLKNTAVLAVLLASSSVFANAVQNDSRLEYQTGNVIYAIPANQAENVDTIIDLIDSNNDVSPFGVTKVELEGSEVIHTGFADIKASGNLIALKPYNATDVNAPDETFRFTCPSNMFLQRVSSYHVNWAEDRRFSFECAKFKTASGSRVYRGSVRWSGFVNEPDQALNYTCRDGEFLVGMYSEHVQWAEDRRFKFACAAMRENSYLGTFLKPELCSEDGPSSLDRPWDLGTTRGALIGMKSEHVNWAEDRKTTVTYCLDANNDDW, from the coding sequence ATGAAAGTTAGAGTACTTAAAAATACTGCGGTTTTGGCAGTGTTATTAGCGTCATCAAGTGTATTTGCGAATGCTGTTCAAAATGACAGCAGGCTGGAGTATCAAACTGGTAACGTAATTTATGCTATTCCTGCTAATCAAGCAGAAAACGTTGATACAATTATTGATCTAATAGACTCAAACAATGACGTTAGCCCGTTTGGAGTGACTAAAGTAGAGCTAGAGGGTAGCGAAGTTATTCATACGGGCTTTGCTGATATTAAAGCATCTGGCAATTTGATTGCTTTAAAACCTTATAATGCAACAGATGTTAACGCTCCAGATGAAACATTCAGGTTCACTTGCCCGAGCAATATGTTTTTACAGCGAGTGTCTAGTTATCATGTTAACTGGGCTGAAGACCGTCGTTTTAGTTTTGAATGTGCTAAGTTCAAAACAGCATCTGGCAGCAGAGTATATCGTGGTTCTGTGAGGTGGTCAGGTTTTGTTAATGAGCCAGATCAAGCGCTAAATTACACATGCCGTGATGGGGAGTTTTTGGTAGGTATGTACTCTGAACACGTGCAATGGGCAGAGGATCGCAGATTTAAATTTGCGTGTGCGGCAATGCGAGAAAACTCTTATTTAGGTACTTTTTTAAAGCCAGAGCTATGTTCAGAAGATGGTCCATCATCACTTGATAGACCTTGGGATCTAGGTACAACCCGAGGCGCATTAATTGGCATGAAAAGTGAGCATGTAAATTGGGCTGAAGATAGAAAAACGACAGTAACTTACTGTTTAGACGCTAATAATGACGATTGGTAA
- a CDS encoding RNA polymerase sigma factor — translation MMLVSRNSYLAVSNGTNPHVEFWGVWAEYNERVLSCCYKWLHNDSDQIEDAMALTREKAFHAYRNNIGCIENMFAWLCRIAHNVCMDIHRLSSKENDLVGIVSGSPSQFYFSENYSRTLESDYESRDLYQQLSHAINDLPNDLKQAIQYKFIYEMEYAEIAQRLQITPENVRKRVQLARKKLSALRAC, via the coding sequence ATGATGTTAGTATCAAGGAATTCTTACCTAGCTGTATCAAATGGCACCAACCCACATGTTGAGTTTTGGGGAGTGTGGGCTGAATATAATGAGCGCGTTTTGTCATGCTGCTATAAATGGTTACATAATGACAGTGACCAAATAGAAGATGCCATGGCATTAACGCGCGAAAAAGCATTTCATGCCTACAGAAATAATATCGGTTGCATAGAAAATATGTTCGCCTGGTTATGTCGCATTGCACACAATGTGTGTATGGATATTCATCGTTTAAGTAGTAAAGAAAATGATTTGGTTGGCATAGTCAGTGGCAGTCCTTCTCAGTTTTATTTTAGCGAAAATTATTCTCGAACACTTGAAAGTGATTATGAAAGTCGTGATCTGTATCAGCAATTATCACATGCAATAAATGACCTACCAAATGATCTTAAGCAGGCGATTCAATATAAATTTATTTATGAAATGGAATATGCCGAAATTGCACAGCGGCTGCAAATCACCCCAGAAAATGTTCGAAAGCGTGTGCAGTTAGCCAGGAAAAAGCTTAGTGCACTGCGTGCTTGTTAA
- a CDS encoding UpxY family transcription antiterminator, translating into MNNQRQWFVVYTKANCEKKFADQVNKLQSNCEAFLPVIQQSKQWSDRVKVIDTPLFKSYVFVFIDGNEFQQLKRFSGFVSYVKFNNLPAIINQNEIEKIKQFVLNGNIVDVLANRLVKGMHIEITSGSLKGYRGKLVERRNKKFVAVEVEGLEQSMLLTLPVELLKPVQED; encoded by the coding sequence ATGAATAATCAAAGACAGTGGTTTGTGGTGTATACCAAAGCCAATTGCGAAAAAAAGTTTGCGGATCAGGTTAATAAGTTACAAAGTAATTGTGAGGCATTTTTACCCGTTATACAACAAAGTAAACAATGGAGTGATAGGGTAAAGGTAATAGATACGCCTTTATTTAAATCATATGTTTTTGTGTTTATTGATGGTAATGAATTTCAGCAGTTAAAGCGTTTTTCTGGGTTTGTTTCTTACGTTAAATTTAATAATTTGCCGGCCATTATTAACCAAAATGAAATCGAAAAAATAAAGCAGTTTGTTTTAAATGGCAATATTGTTGACGTTTTAGCTAATCGTTTAGTTAAAGGCATGCATATTGAAATAACCAGTGGCAGTTTGAAAGGTTATCGCGGGAAACTCGTAGAGCGACGCAATAAAAAGTTTGTTGCCGTAGAAGTAGAGGGGTTAGAGCAAAGTATGTTGCTTACATTACCCGTTGAATTACTTAAACCAGTACAAGAGGATTAA
- a CDS encoding glycoside hydrolase family protein — protein sequence MAVLTEQGLQMLKEQLLRYEGLSLKPYQCTQGKVTIGIGRNLTDRGITLEEANFLLSNDIKDVLVQVSSNISVFNTLNEARKLILLDMAFNLGVAGLTKFKKMIAALEGQNYEDAAREMLDSRWANQVGHRAKELAEKMIEG from the coding sequence ATGGCAGTGTTAACAGAGCAAGGACTACAAATGCTTAAAGAGCAGTTATTACGATATGAGGGGTTGTCTTTAAAGCCTTACCAGTGCACGCAAGGTAAAGTAACCATAGGCATTGGTCGTAATTTAACAGATAGGGGGATCACACTTGAAGAGGCCAATTTTTTACTAAGCAATGATATTAAAGATGTACTGGTTCAGGTTAGCAGCAACATCAGTGTTTTTAATACGCTAAATGAAGCGCGTAAACTTATCTTATTAGATATGGCGTTTAATTTAGGTGTGGCTGGCTTAACTAAATTTAAAAAAATGATAGCGGCACTAGAGGGGCAAAACTATGAAGATGCGGCCCGAGAAATGCTTGATTCAAGATGGGCAAACCAAGTTGGCCATCGTGCAAAAGAGCTCGCCGAAAAAATGATAGAGGGTTAA